In Solanum pennellii chromosome 7, SPENNV200, the following are encoded in one genomic region:
- the LOC107024867 gene encoding uncharacterized protein LOC107024867 translates to MPLPDSSLMNDTGNRLINEELEYEKGFLKEVHDKSFALLNDCQKIAYEAVIKSVVNEEGRLFFINGHGGTGKTFLWNTIISRLRSESKIVLPVATSGIAALLLPNDRTTHSRFHIPLDISAESTCEIRQGSQLAELLLKTSLILWDEAPMANKFCFEALDRTLRDILRLKYENSADKPFGGLTIVFGGDFRQILPVIPKGTRADILDASLNSSYLWPFLKIYELKQNMRLCCGRVSDSESAEVTTFDKWLLQIGDGSFYSDVDNDLIEVPTDISIMPSNDPIGSIVNGVYPYLLQKYNDPTYLQERAILTPKNEMVHELNDKIMKMIQG, encoded by the coding sequence ATGCCACTTCCAGATTCTTCTTTGATGAATGACACAGGGAATCGCCTAATCAATGAGGAACTAGAATATGAAAAAGGTTTCTTAAAGGAAGTACATGATAAATCATTCGCTCTTTTAAATGATTGCCAAAAGATAGCTTATGAAGCAGTAATAAAATCAGTTGTTAATGAAGAAGGACgcttattttttataaatgggCATGGTGGTACCGGGAAGACATTTTTATGGAATACAATAATTTCCAGGCTGAGATCAGAATCAAAAATAGTTCTTCCAGTTGCTACTTCTGGAATAGCCGCTTTGTTATTACCAAATGACAGGACAACACATTCACGATTCCATATTCCTTTGGACATTAGTGCAGAATCAACTTGTGAAATAAGACAAGGAAGCCAGTTAGCCGAACTACTTTTGAAAACGTCTTTAATCCTTTGGGATGAAGCGCCAATGgcaaataaattttgttttgaagccTTAGATAGGACCTTGCGAGATATCCTCcgattaaaatatgaaaacagCGCAGACAAACCATTTGGAGGCCTTACAATCGTATTTGGTGGTGATTTTCGTCAAATACTACCGGTGATTCCAAAAGGAACACGAGCTGATATTTTAGATGCATCACTCAACTCCTCATATTTGTGGCCATTCCTTAAAATTTATGAGCTGAAACAAAATATGCGACTTTGTTGTGGAAGAGTATCTGATTCTGAATCCGCTGAAGTTACTACTTTCGACAAATGGTTGTTACAAATTGGGGATGGATCCTTTTATAGTGATGTTGACAATGACCTTATTGAAGTGCCTACTGATATAAGTATAATGCCATCCAATGATCCAATCGGATCAATCGTCAACGGAGTTTACCCGTACCTCTTGCAGAAGTACAATGACCCAACATATTTGCAAGAAAGAGCAATACTTACTCCTAAAAATGAAATGGTCcatgaattgaatgataaaattatgaaaatgattcaAGGTTAA